The Streptomyces sp. DG1A-41 genomic sequence CCAGTCGGTGCAGCTGATCATGCCCCAGGCCAGGTAGTCGCCGAACAGGTCGGAGGCCGCCCGGAACTCGGGCAGTTTCCGCTCGACGAAGGCGGTGTCGTAGCGGGGCTTGTCGTCCGCGCAGTTGATGGCGGCGTTGGCGGCGGCGATGTTGCTGTATTCGCCGTTCTCCTTGCGCCCGTTCTTCGAGTCGGACAGCAGCATCAGGATGCTGCCGTCGCCGTCGTACGCCTGTTGCAGGCCCTCGGTGAGGTACTCCCAGAAGTCCTGCGAGTACAGTGCCTGAAGGATGCCGCCGGCCGCCGCGCTCTGGGTCAGCTCGCGCGGGAAGACACCCGGGATCGGTGTGCGGTCGAGGTCCTTCAGCAGCCTGGCGATACGGTCCTTCACGTCCTGTGCGCTGGCGCCGAGGGGGCATTCCTCGGTCTTCGACACGCAGTCCTCGGCGAAGTTGTCCAGCGCGAGCTGGAAGCCCTTGGTCTGCGCGAGCGAGCCCTGTTCGGGGTTCTGCGTGGGATCGACGACGGCGTCGAACACGGCGCGGCCGACCCGCTCGGGGAACAGGTGGGCGTAGACGCCGCCGAGTTCGGTGCCGTAGGAGATGCCGAAGTAGTGCAGTTTCCCGTCTCCCAGGACCTGGCGCATCAGGTCCAGGTCGCGGGCCGCGTCGGTGGTGCGCACGTGCGGCAGGATCTTCTCGGAGTTCTTCTCGCAGGCGTCGTTGAACTCCTTGGTGTTGTCCAGGAGTTCGGTGCGCTCGGCGGTGTCGTCGGGCGTGGCGTCCTGCTGGAAGTACGCGTCGAGCTGCTGGTCGTTCTGGCAGATCACGGGGGCGCTGCGGCCGACTCCGCGGGGGTCGAAGCTGACCAGGTCGTAGCGGGTGCGCAGGGTCTCGTAGTCCTCCGCGAAGGCCGGCAGCGAGGTGACGCCCGAGCCGCCGGGGCCGCCGAAGTTGAAGATGAGCGATCCGATGCGTGCGTTCTCGTCGCCGCTGCTCCTGGCCCGGATCAGTTCGAGGCCGATCGTGTCGCCCTTGGGGTCGTCCCAGTCGAGGGGGGCCTTCATGGTGGCGCACTGCCACTCGCCGCCGTCCGGCAGCGGTGAGGGCGCGGTGCCTCCTCCCTGGGCATCGGACGGGGTCGGGCAGTCCTCCCAGCTCAGCTCCTGCTTCGTCAGGTCCTCGTCCTTGGCGTCGTCGTCACCGCAGCCGGTCAGCACGGAGGACAGCAGCACGGCGGTGGCGGTCAGGGCGGCGGCGCGCAGCCGGAGGAGCGTGGGCATGGTTCCATCCTGCGGCGGCGGGAGGCCGGACGCGCGGGACGCGTGCCGTACGAGGTAAGGGGGCTGGTGGTGCTCCGGTGGTGCTGAAGGGCCTGGGGCGGCCGGGTCAGAGGGCCTGCTTGCGGGTGAGGTGGTTGAAGGCCAGCCAGCCTGGCAGCACGGGCAGCCACAGCGTCAGCAGGCGGAACAGCAGGACCGCCGGGGCCGCGACTTCCTTCGGCAGGCCGACGGCGATCAGACCGACCGTCAGCGTCGCCTCGACCGCGCCCACACCGCCCGGGGTCGGCGCCGCGGACCCCAGGGCGTTGCCCGCGAGGAAGACGACGGCGACGCTGGCGAGGCTGATCGACGTGGACTCGTCGCCGAACGCGCGGATCGACGCGTCCAGGCACATCACGAAGCAGGCGGTCAGCAGCAGCATGCCGCCGATGCCGGTGACCAGCTTCTGCGGCCGCTGGAGCACGTCCAGCATGCGCGGCACGACACCGGCGAACAGCGACCTCACGCGCGTGACGACGAACTTCCGCAGGAACGGCACCGAGGTCACCACGAGCACGAGCACCGCCACCGTCAGCAGACCGGCGATGACGGTCCTGGACGGCGACAGTGACGGCGTCTTCTCGGTGCCGGTCAGATAGCCGAAGGACAGCAGCATCAGGATGTGACAGCCGAGCCCGAACAACTGCGACGCTCCGACGCTCGCAACCGCGAGCCCCGGCCGCACTCCCGCGCGCTGGAGGAAGCGCGTGTTGAGGGCGACACCGCCCACTGCCGCCGGGGCGACGATCTTCACGAACGACCCGGCGACCTGCGCCGCCACGGTCCGCAGGAACGGCACCCGCTCGGGCACGAACCCCAGCAGAGCCATAGCCGCCGCCACGTAGCTGAACATCGAGAACAGCACGGCCGCGGCGACCCAGCCCCATTCGGCGTTCGCGATGAGCGGCCCGAACTCGATGTGCGTGAGCTGCGTCAGCAGGAAGTACGCGCCGATCGCGCCGGCCATGAAACTGATCAGCGTGCGCGGCCGCACCCGCTCCAGCCGGGCCGGCTCGACCGGTGCCTGCGGCCTGATCCGCAGCACCTCGTGCCGGATCTGCGTGAGCAGGTCCTCCTCGCGCGCCTCCTCCAGGGCCTCGTCGATGGCCCGCTTCTCGGCCCGCTGCTCCGCCCGTACGGCCTTCTTGTCTGGTTTCTCCAGGACCGGAACGGCCTCGTCCGAGGCGTCCTCCAGGCGCGCCTGCTTGGCCTGCCGGGACGCCTCCAGGACCGCCTCGCGCTCGCGCTGTGCCCGCTCCCGGGCCAGTCGGCGCAGCGTCGCGCGTGTGGAGCGGCTGAGGGCGATGGGCTGGAGCATCGGCAGACAGTCCGCCACCGCGTCGGGGCCGAGCACCTCCACCGCCGAGGCGACCGCCCGCTCGGCGCCCACCCGGAGGCCGAGGGTCACCAGCAGCTGGGACGTGTCCATGCGCAGCAGCAGGTCGCCGGCCGCGATCTCGCCGACGCGCAGGTCGGTGAGGATCACCGTGCCGGAACGATCCACCAGAATCGCGTCGCCGACCAGCCTGCGGTGCGCGATGCGCCGGGACTGAAGAGCCTTCACCTGGTGCCAGGTGTCGCTCAGCAGGTCATCGGTGATCTCCTCGTCCGGCAGCGAGTCCAGGGTGCGGCCGCCGCTGTGCTCGTAGACGAGCATCACCGCGTCGGGACCCAGTTCCGAGGTGGCGATCAACTTGGGCGCGTTGGCGCCGGCCGCGATCGCCGCGTACGCCAGCAGCGCCTCCTGCTCCAGGGCCTGGCGCAGCGACTGGAGGCTGCTGCGGGTGGCGAAGCCGCGCAGGGTCAGGTTGCGCCAGGCGCGGTAGAAGAAGCCCTGGGCCTGCTGCTCCCGGTCGACCACCGTCACGTCCAGCGGCGGGCCGTCCTCGAGCGTGACGAAGTAGCGGCGGCCGCGGTCCCCGGTGTCCGGGTTGCTGTCCGGGATGTCTTCGCGCGACGCGCTGACGGGCCGGAAGCCGACGGTCCGCAGGCCCGCCATCAGGGTCTGCCCGGTGGGCCGGACGTTGGGCGAGCCGACCGCGTAGAGCGTGCCGTAGGCCACGGTCCAGCCGATCAGCACCGTCAGGATGATCGAGAACGGTGTCGTGTACCCGGTGACGAGCATCGAGAAGGCGTCGAGGAGCAGCACGACCCACAGCACGGTGCGCCATCTGGGCCTGCGCGACATGCCGACGGCTGTCATGTACGCGATGACGGGCGCCAGATAGCCGTGCACGGGGTCGGTCAGCGCGTGGATGTCGCCGGGGGAGGGCTGGGTGAGCGCCTCCTGGATCGAGTCGGGGGCGGCGCGGGCGACCCACAGGTCGGTGGCGAGGGTCACACCGTGGGCGAGCACGGCCGCGAGCACGCCGTCGGCGATTCTGAGCCCGTCCCGTTTGATCAGCCGCTCGATGGCGAAGGCGACCGGCACCAGCAGGATCGCGATGCTGGAGGCCAGTCCCGCGATCTTGATGAGCAGGTCGGGCGCCTGGCCCGTGCCCTTGTTGATGTCCTGTTCGAGGCCCGAGGTGGTGCCGTGCGCGAACGCGGCGATTCCGATCAGCAGCGCGACGGCGAGCACGCCCACCAGGAACCGCATCAGATCGGACGGGCGGTGCACGCGCGCGGGGAGCAGCGGTTCGTCGCCCTCCACCTCGTCGATGTGCACGGTGTCCTCTTCCTCGACGGCCGTGGGGGCCTTCTTGCCGGGCTTCCGGGATGCCGTCGGAGCCTTCCTGCCGGACTCCTCGGCGGCCGTCCCGGCCTGGTCACCGGCCCGCTTCGGGCCTTCGTCCGCGGTGCCCGGGCGCGACGCAGCGTCAGAGGTGCCCTCCGTGTCCTCCGGGTGCGCACCCTGCTGCTTCATCGTCTCTTCTTGGTCTCGTATCACCGGTCACCGCCCGCACGATGGTGGCATGCCGCACCGACACACGGGGGCATCAGGGTGCACATGCGGGGGCGGACAGTCTGCCCTACGCGCTCCTGCCGGGCGAGGCAAACGCTCCGGAGCACGCCCGTCCCGTTGTCGGTGGGGTGGGGCAGGATGGGACGGATGAGTGAGGAGAGTCTGCCGGAGGACGCCGACGCGCGGGACGCCCACGCGGAGTACGACGGCCCCCGTGAGGAGCCCGGGCAAGCGCTGCCCGCGTACGCCGAGCGGGTCCTGGACGCCGCCGAGGAGATCCCGCCGGGCCGTGTCATGACATACGGGGACGTTGCCGAGTGGCTCGAGGAGGGCGGTCCGCGGCAGGTCGGCCGAGTGATGGCTCTCTACGGCGGAGCCGTTCCGTGGTGGCGCGTCGTCCGCGCGGACGGAGTCCTGCTGCCGGGCCACGAGCAGCGGGCGCTCGGCCACTACCGCGCGGAGGGCACGCCCCTGAAGGAGGCGAGCCGGGCCGCCGAGGGCCACCTGCCGCGCCTCGACATGAGACGGGCGCGCTGGGACGGCGGCGAACGCGCGGAGGGTCACACCTGACAGCTTCCGCCATCGGACGCCCTCCCGTGTGACCCGTGATCCGTACGGGAGAATCGGGGCACGCCGTCGGCATGACGTACGTTCGTGAGATGAGGGACGTGGGTGCCATGAGCGCTCGGAGTGACCGGCGGGAAGAAGGGGAAGCCCTGCTTCCGCCCCACCCGTCGGCGTAGCGTCGGCTGAACGCGTCCCCGTCACCCCGCGGTCACCGCCCGCCACGCGCGGTGGCTCGCCAACCAGCACTTCCACCAGGACCGGCGAACCACGTGAGCTCCTCTTCCTCCACCAGCGGCCTGTCGCACCCCCGCGTGCGGCGGGGGAGCCGTGGCGCTTACCGACTCGTACGTACCCCTCCTGCCCGGGTGGACCCCCCTCTTTTGGACGCCTCGCAGCGCTCCGTGGTTGACCACACCACGGGCCCGCTGCTCGTTCTCGCAGGTCCGGGGACCGGCAAGACCACCACGCTCGTCGAGTCCGTGGCCGAGCGCATCGCCCGGGGCGGGGACCCCGAGCGCGTGCTGGTGCTCACCTTCAGCCGCAGGGCGGCCGTGGAGCTGCGTGATCGCATGGCCCTGCGGAGCGGCGCGGCCCACGCTCCCCGGGCGACTACCTTTCACTCGTTCTGCTACGCCCTGGTCCGTGCCCACCAGGACAGCGACCTGTTCGTGGAGCCGCTGCGGCTGCTGTCCGGTCCCGAGCAGGACGTCTCGGTCCGGGAGCTGCTCGCGGGCCAGGTGGATTTGGAGCGGCTCGGCCTCGCGCACGTGCGCTGGCCGGACGAACTGCGCGCCTGCCTGACCACCCGTGGTTTCGCCGACGAGGTCCGCGCGGTCCTCGCCCGCACCCGTGAACTGGGTCTCGGCCCCGACGCCCTGGACGCCTTCGCCCGCCGCACGGGACGCCCCGACTGGCGTGCCGCCGCCGCCTTCCTCGCCGAGTACCTCGACGTGCTCGACCTCCAGGGTGTGATCGACTACGCGGAACTCGTCCACCGCGCGGTGCTCCTCGCCCGTCGGCCCGAGGTCGCCGCGTGGCTCGCCGCCCGGTACGACGCCGTCTACGTCGACGAGTACCAGGACACCGATCCCGCTCAGGTACGACTGCTGCAGGCGCTGACCGGCGGCGGCCGCACCCTCGTCGCATTCGGAGACCCCGACCAGTCGATCTACGCGTTCCGCGGGGCGGACGTGAACGGCATCCTCGACTTCCCGCACGCCTTCCCGCGCGCGGACGGCCGCCCGGCCCCGGTCGCGGTGCTGCGCACGTCCCGCCGCTCAGGCGCCGCCCTGCTGGCCGCCACCCGGCTGCTGACCCAGCGCATGCCGCTGACCCGCCTGCCCGCCGAGAAGGTGCGCGCTCACCGCGCGCTCGCCCCCGTACGGGACGGCGGCCGCGTCGAGGCGTACACGTACCCGACGCCCGGGACGGAGCTGGACAACATCGCCGACATCCTCCGCAGGGCCCACCTCGAAGACGGCGTGCCCTGGAGCGAGATGGCCGTCCTGGTGCGCGCCGGCTCCCGCACCATCCCGACGGCCCGCCGCGCCCTCACGGCGGCCGGCGTGCCCGTGGACGTCGACGGCGACGACGTGCCCCTGCGCCACGAACCGGCGGTGGCACCGCTGCTGACGGCGCTGCGGGCGGTGGCCACGGCGGAGGCGGGGATTTCCGAGACGGGACCTGCCGAGCCTGAGGACTCCGAGAGGGACACCTCCTCCGAGGACGCCCCTGCCGCGCGGCCGGACACCTGCTGGCTCGACACCGAGACCGCTCTCACCCTCCTCACTTCCCCGCTCGCGAGCATGGACGCCGCCGACCTGCGCCGCCTCGGCCGGGCCCTGCGCGACGAGGAGCGGGCCGTGGGCAACCCGCTGCCGCCGCCCTCCGACGTGCTGCTCGCGCAGGCACTCGCCGAGCCGGAGCGTCTCGCCGTGCACGACCCCACGTACGCGCGCGGCGCCCAGCGCCTCGGCGCGCTGCTGCGCAAGGCCCGTGAGCGGCTGGCCGGCGGCGGGACGGCCGAAGAGGCCCTGTGGGACCTGTGGGAGGGCACGCCGTGGCCCACGCGGCTGGAGCGGGCCGCCCGCCGCGGCGGCGCGGCCGGGCGCAACGCGGACCGCGATCTGGACGCCGTCTGCGCGCTGTTCGCGACCGCGGCCCGTGCCGAGGAGCGCACCGGCGGCCGGGGCGCCCTCAACTTCCTGGAGGAGATCGAAGCCGAGGACATCGCCGCCGACACCCTCACACGCCGTGCCGTACGCCCCGACGCCGTCCGCCTGATGACCGCGCACCGCTCCAAGGGCCTGGAATGGCGCCTCGTGGTCGTCGCGGGCGTCCAGGAAGGCCTGTGGCCGGACCTGCGACGCCGCGGCTCCCTGCTGGAGGCCGACCGCATCGGCCGCGACGGACTCGCCGAACCCCTCACCCCCGGCGCGCTGCTCGCCGAGGAGCGCCGCCTGTTCTACGTGGCCGCCACGCGCGCGCGTGAACGCCTCGTCGTGACCGCGGTCAAGGCCCCGGCGGACGACGGCGACCAGCCCTCCCGCTTCCTGACCGAACTCGGCGTCGAACCCAAGGACGTCACGGGACGCCCGCGCCGCCCGCTGTCCGTCGCGGCACTCGTCGCCGAACTGCGCGCCACCACCGTCGACCCACGCGTCTCCGACGCACTCAGGGAGGCCGCCGCCCGCCGCCTCGCCCGGCTCGCCGTCCTCGCCGACGAGGACGGCCGCCCCTTGGTGCCGTCCGCCCACCCCTACCGCTGGTGGGGCATGTTCGAGCCGACCGAGTCCAAGGTGCCGCTGCGCGACCGCGACCAGCCCGTCGTCCTCTCCGGCAGCGCCCTCGACCAGCTCGCCAACACCTGCGCCCTGCAATGGTTCCTGGGCCGCGAGGTCAAGGCCGACGCGCCCGCCACCGCCGCCCAGGGCTTCGGCAACGTGGTGCACGTCCTCGCCGACGAGGTCGCCTCCGGGCACACCCCGGCCGACCTCTCCGTCCTCCTGGAACGCCTCGACTCCGTGTGGAACGCCCTCGCCTTCGACGCGCCGTGGAAGTCGGACCAGGAGAAGGACAACGCGCGCGTGGCGCTCGAACGGTTCCTGAAGTGGCACGTCATGGACCGCACCGGGCGTACGCCGGTGGCCAGCGAGCACGACTTCGACGTCACCCTCGAAGCCGGCGACTACCAGGTGCGCGTCCGCGGCCAGATGGACCGCGTCGAGGCGGACGGCGAGGGCCGTGCCTACGTGGTCGACTTCAAGACCGGCAAACAGGCGCCCACCGGCAAGGAGGTGGAGCGCCACCCGCAGCTCGCCGTCTACCAACTGGCCGTCCGCGAGGGCGCCGTCGACGACCTCTTCGACGGTGTGCGACCCGAGCCGGGCGGCGCCGAACTCGTCCATCTGCGCCAGGGCGCCGCCCAGCGCGACGGCGGCGAGACCCTGCCCAAGGTGCAGGCCCAGGAGCCGTTGGAGGGGGAGTGGGTCGGCGACCTGCTGGCCACCGCGGCCGGCAAGGTCCTCGACGAACGGTTCACGCCGACCGCCGGCCAGCACTGCACGCACTGCGCGTTCCGGGCCTCGTGCACCGCGCGGCAGGAGGGCCGCCATGTCGTCGAGTGACCTATCGCACCACATGTGCTGACCTGCGCTTCTTCTGGCCCGGCAGGCGACCGGGCCGCCACTGTCAGTGGCCGCCGCTAGCCTCTCTGACGTGCCCGCCCGTATCTCCGATCCCGAACAGCTCAAAGAACTCCTCGGCATCCCGTTCACCCCGGAACAGATGGCGTGCATCACCGCGCCTCCCGCCCCGCAGGTGATCGTGGCCGGAGCCGGCTCGGGCAAGACGACGGTGATGGCGGCCCGCGTGGTGTGGCTGGTCGGCACCGGCCAGGTCGCACCCGAGCAAGTGCTCGGTCTCACCTTCACCAACAAGGCCGCCGCCGAACTCGCCGAGCGCGTCCGCAAGGCGCTCGTCAAGGCCGGCGTCACCGACCCGGACGCCATCGACCCGGACAACCCGCCGGGCGAGCCGGTGATCTCCACGTACCACGCCTTCGCGGGCCGCCTGCTCACCGACCACGGCCTGCGCATCGGTCTCGAACCCACGTCCCGGCTGCTCGCCGACGCGACCCGCTTCCAGCTCGCCGCACGCGTGCTGCGCGAGGCCCCGGGGACCTACCCGGCCCTGACCCGTTCCTTCCCGGACCTGGTCGGCGACCTCCTCGCCCTGGACGCCGAACTCTCCGAGCACCTCGTCCGCCCGGAAGCACTGCGCGCGTACGACGCCGAACTGCTGCTGACCCTGCGCGGCGCCAAGCTCACCAACGCCGACCTGCGCAAGGTCCCCGAGGCGGCCGCCGCCCGTCGCGAACTGGCCGAGCTGGTCAGCCGCTACCGGGCCGCCAAGCGCGAGCGGGACCTGCTCGACTTCGGCGACCAGATCGCCCTCTCGGCCCGGCTCGCGAAGATCCCCGAAGTGGGCCGCGCTCTGCGCGACGAGTTCCGGGTGGTCCTGCTCGACGAGTACCAGGACACCTCGGTCGCCCAACGCGTCCTCCTGGCGGGCCTGTTCGGCGAGGGCACCGGCCACCCCGTCACCGCCGTCGGCGACCCCTGCCAGGCGATCTACGGCTGGCGCGGCGCCTCCGTCGCCAACCTCGACGACTTCCCCCAGCACTTCCCCCACGCCGACGGCCGCCCCGCGACCCGGCAGGCGCTCAGCGAGAACCGCCGCAGCGGCGGCCGCCTCCTCGACCTCGCGAACGGCCTCGCGGAGCCCCTGCGCGCCCTGCACGCGGGCGTGGAGGCCCTCCGCCCGGCCCCCGGCGCCGAACACGACGGCATGGTGCGCTGCGCCCTGCTGCGCACCCACGCCGAGGAGATCGCCTGGGCCGCCGACTCCGTCGCCCACCTCGTACGGACCGGGACCGCCCCCGGCGAGATCGCCGTCCTGTGCCGCACGGCGACCGACTTCGCCGAGATCCAGGGCGCCCTGGTCGCCCGGGACATCCCGGTCGAGGTGGTCGGCCTGTCCGGATTGCTGCACCTGCCCGAGATCGCCGACCTCGTCGCCGTCTGCGAGGTCCTCCAGGACCCCGGCGCAAACGCCTCCCTGGTGCGCCTGCTGACCGGCCCGCGCTGGCGTATCGGCCCGCGCGACCTCGCCCTGCTGGGGCGGCGCGCCCGGCGTCTCGTGGCCCACGCGCGCGTCGAGGGCGACGACGACCCGGACCGCAGGCTGGCCGAGGCCGTCGAGGGAGTCGACCCTGCGGAGGTGATCTCGCTCGCGGACGCCCTCGACACGTTCCTGGAGACACCTCTGGACGGCCACGGGGACGACGACGGGCTGCCCTTCTCGGCCGACGCGCGCGTGCGCTTCGCCCGCCTGGCCGCCGAACTGCGCGAGCTGCGCCGCTGTCTGGCCGACCCGCTGATGGACGTCCTGCACCGCGTCCTCGCCGTCACCGGCCTGGAGGTCGAGCTGTCGGCGTCCCCGCACGCCCTGGCCGCCCGCCGCCGCGAGACCCTCTCCAACTTCCTGGACGTCGCCGCCTCCTTCGCCGCCGGCGACAACGAGGCCACCCTCCTCGCCTTCCTCGGCTTCCTGCGCACCGCAGCCCAGTACGAGAAGGGCCTCGACAACGCCCTCCCCGGCGGCGAGAACACCGTCAAGGTGCTGACCGCCCACAAGTCCAAGGGCCTGGAGTGGGACGTCGTGGTCGTCCCCGGCCTGGTCACCGGCACCTTCCCCAGCAGCCAGGGCCGCGAGAAGTGGACCTCCCAGGGCAAGGTCCTGCCGCACCGGCTGCGCGGCGACGCCGACACCCTGCCCGACGTGGAGTCCTGGGACCCCAGGGGCCTGAAGGCCTTCCACGAGGCCATGAAGGACCACCAGCACACCGAGGAGCTCCGCCTCGGCTACGTCACCTTCACCCGCCCCCGCTCCCTGCTCCTGGGCTCCGGCCACTGGTGGGGACCCACCCAGAAGAGGCGCCGCGGACCGTCCGCGTTCCTCCAGGCCCTCCACGACCACTGTGCGGCCGGGTACGGCGAGATCGAGGCCTGGGCCGACGAACCAGCCGAGGACGAGGAGAACCCGGCCCTGCACCAGGCCACCGCCGACCAGGTGTGGCCCCTGCCCCTGGACGAGACGGCCCTGGCCCGCCGCCGCGCGGCCGCCGCGACCGTCCTGGCGCACCTGGAGGACCTCACGTCCCAGGAGGACGGACACCCCGCGGCCGTGCACGACCCGGACGGGGACGACGACCCGGAGTGGCCGCCGCCCCCCGAGGACGACGAGCCTCCGTACGACGAACCGGACCCGTTCGACGACGATCCCTTCGAGGGCGACGCCGTCGCGGAAGACCCGGCGGACCGGGACGAGTGGCCGGCGGACCGGGACGAGTGGCCGGCGGGCCGGGACGAGTGGCCGGCGGACCGCCCGACCGTCCCGCACCAGGCGGGCCCACTGGAAACCACCTCGCGCCCACACCCGACGACGCCGGAACACCCGCAGCTCACCCCCGAGGAAGCCCGCACCGTCGCCTCCTGGGACCGCGACCTCGACGCCCTCACCGGAGAGCTCCTGCGCGCCCGCGACAGCGTCACCGAGGTCCCCCTGCCCGCTGCGCTCACCGCGTCCCAGCTGCTGCGCCTGGCCGCCGACCCGGACGGCTTCGCGCAGGAACTGGCCCGCCCCATGCCCCGCCCGCCGCAGCCCGCCGCACGCCGCGGCACCCGCTTCCACGCCTGGGTCGAGGCCCGTTTCGAAGCGCTGACGCTGCCGTTCCTGGAGCCCGGGGAACTGCCCGGCAGCGACGCCGAGATCGCCGACGAACAGGACCTGGAAGCGCTCAAGGACGCCTTCGAACGCACCGAGTACGCGCACCGCACGCCCCACCGGGTGGAGGCCCCCTTCCAGCTCGAGATCGCCGGCCGCGTCGTACGGGGCCGCATCGACGCCGTCTACAAGAAGGGCGACGGTCAGGAGACGACGTACGAGATCGTCGACTGGAAGACGAACCGCACCCGCAGCGCCGACCCGCTTCAGCTGGCCGTCTACCGCCTCGCCTGGGCAGAGCAGCAGGGCGTGCCGCTGGAGTCGGTCACGGCCGCGTTCCTGTACGTGCGCAGCGGCGAGGTCGTACGGCCGGACGACCTGCCGGACCGGGCCGCGCTGGAGCGGCTGCTGCTCGAGGAACCGTCCGGTGAGGAACCGCACTCCGAGGACGTCAGTGCGGGCCGATAGGCTCGTGACCATGAGCCAGACCCCGGACAGTGTCGTCCGTACGTACATCGAGCAGCATCGCGCCGCCTTCCTCGACGACCTCGCCGAGTGGCTGCGCATCCCGTCGGTGTCGGCCCAGCCGGACCACGAGCCCGACGTACGACGCAGTGCCGACTGGCTCGCCGCCAAACTGAAGGAGACCGGTTTCCCGACGGCCGAGGTCTGGCAGACCCCGGGCGCGCCCGCCGTCTTCGCCGAGTGGCCCTGTGACGAACCGCAGGCGCCCACGGTGCTGGTCTACGGCCACCACGACGTGCAGCCCGCCGCCCGGGAGGACGGCTGGGACACCGACCCCTTCGAGCCGGTCGTCCGCGAGAACCGCCTCTACGCGCGCGGGGCGGCCGACGACAAGGGCCAGGTGTTCTTCCACACCCTGGGAGTCCGCGCCCACCTCGCCGCCACCGGCCGCGTCACCCCGGCGGTGCACCTGAAGCTGCTGATCGAGGGCGAGGAGGAGTCCGGCTCGCCGCACTTCCGGGCCCTCGTCGAGCAGCACGCCGAGCGGCTCGCCGCCGACGCCGTGATCGTCTCCGACACCGGCATGTGGTCCGAGGACACCCCCACGGTGTGCACCGGCATGCGCGGCCTCGCCGAGTGCGAGATACGGCTGCACGGCCCCGACCAGGACATCCACTCCGGCTCTTTCGGCGGCGCGGTGCCCAACCCGGCGACCGCCGCCGCCCGCCTCGTCGCCGCCCTGCACGACGAGCACGCGCGCGTGGCGATCCCGGGTTTCTACGACGGCGTGGTCGAGCTCACCGACCGCGAGCGGGAACTCTTCGCCGAACTGCCCTTCGACGAGCGGCAGTGGCTGCGCACGGCCAGGTCGTACGCCACCCAGGGCGAGTCCGGATACACCACCCTGGAGCGCGTCTGGGCCCGCCCCACCGCGGAGGTCAACGGCATCGGTGGCGGCTACCAGGGCCCCGGCAGCAAGACCATCGTGCCGTCCTCGGCCATGGTGAAGCTGTCCTTCCGGCTGGTGGCGGGCCAGGACCCCGACCATGTCGAGAAGGCCGTCCGGGCCTGGGCGGAGCAGCAGGTGCCCGCCGGGATCCGCTGCGAGGTCACGTTCAGCGGGGCCACGCG encodes the following:
- a CDS encoding ATP-dependent DNA helicase, whose amino-acid sequence is MPARISDPEQLKELLGIPFTPEQMACITAPPAPQVIVAGAGSGKTTVMAARVVWLVGTGQVAPEQVLGLTFTNKAAAELAERVRKALVKAGVTDPDAIDPDNPPGEPVISTYHAFAGRLLTDHGLRIGLEPTSRLLADATRFQLAARVLREAPGTYPALTRSFPDLVGDLLALDAELSEHLVRPEALRAYDAELLLTLRGAKLTNADLRKVPEAAAARRELAELVSRYRAAKRERDLLDFGDQIALSARLAKIPEVGRALRDEFRVVLLDEYQDTSVAQRVLLAGLFGEGTGHPVTAVGDPCQAIYGWRGASVANLDDFPQHFPHADGRPATRQALSENRRSGGRLLDLANGLAEPLRALHAGVEALRPAPGAEHDGMVRCALLRTHAEEIAWAADSVAHLVRTGTAPGEIAVLCRTATDFAEIQGALVARDIPVEVVGLSGLLHLPEIADLVAVCEVLQDPGANASLVRLLTGPRWRIGPRDLALLGRRARRLVAHARVEGDDDPDRRLAEAVEGVDPAEVISLADALDTFLETPLDGHGDDDGLPFSADARVRFARLAAELRELRRCLADPLMDVLHRVLAVTGLEVELSASPHALAARRRETLSNFLDVAASFAAGDNEATLLAFLGFLRTAAQYEKGLDNALPGGENTVKVLTAHKSKGLEWDVVVVPGLVTGTFPSSQGREKWTSQGKVLPHRLRGDADTLPDVESWDPRGLKAFHEAMKDHQHTEELRLGYVTFTRPRSLLLGSGHWWGPTQKRRRGPSAFLQALHDHCAAGYGEIEAWADEPAEDEENPALHQATADQVWPLPLDETALARRRAAAATVLAHLEDLTSQEDGHPAAVHDPDGDDDPEWPPPPEDDEPPYDEPDPFDDDPFEGDAVAEDPADRDEWPADRDEWPAGRDEWPADRPTVPHQAGPLETTSRPHPTTPEHPQLTPEEARTVASWDRDLDALTGELLRARDSVTEVPLPAALTASQLLRLAADPDGFAQELARPMPRPPQPAARRGTRFHAWVEARFEALTLPFLEPGELPGSDAEIADEQDLEALKDAFERTEYAHRTPHRVEAPFQLEIAGRVVRGRIDAVYKKGDGQETTYEIVDWKTNRTRSADPLQLAVYRLAWAEQQGVPLESVTAAFLYVRSGEVVRPDDLPDRAALERLLLEEPSGEEPHSEDVSAGR
- a CDS encoding dipeptidase; this encodes MSQTPDSVVRTYIEQHRAAFLDDLAEWLRIPSVSAQPDHEPDVRRSADWLAAKLKETGFPTAEVWQTPGAPAVFAEWPCDEPQAPTVLVYGHHDVQPAAREDGWDTDPFEPVVRENRLYARGAADDKGQVFFHTLGVRAHLAATGRVTPAVHLKLLIEGEEESGSPHFRALVEQHAERLAADAVIVSDTGMWSEDTPTVCTGMRGLAECEIRLHGPDQDIHSGSFGGAVPNPATAAARLVAALHDEHARVAIPGFYDGVVELTDRERELFAELPFDERQWLRTARSYATQGESGYTTLERVWARPTAEVNGIGGGYQGPGSKTIVPSSAMVKLSFRLVAGQDPDHVEKAVRAWAEQQVPAGIRCEVTFSGATRPCLTPLDHPALQSVARAMGRAFEKPVRFTREGGSGPAADLQDVLGAPVLFLGISVPSDGWHAPNEKVELDLLLKGVETTAYLWGDLAEHWRHAP